From the genome of Medicago truncatula cultivar Jemalong A17 chromosome 2, MtrunA17r5.0-ANR, whole genome shotgun sequence:
CACGCAACACGGACACTTGTGATCACAttgaattatatcattttttcaaaatttgataggTGTCGACGtgtgtgtcagtgtcgtgtttcATTCAAAATTGTGATGTGAAAATATGATTACTCGTGATGTAATAAATGGTTCAACCAAAACGCTCTAACCTTGTAAGAAAATAACAATGATCTTAATcgattattattaatataataattatccAAAATTGAATTCAATGAAAGCCAAAAGTAACGGAATGAACGAGGAGAATAACAGAATGAAAAGGCAAAATTAAGGTGAATCAAACAAATGCACGAATCATATCATATCCAGCGTTTAAATAATCTTCTTAATCGATGATCATCattatcaaaatttgaattcaatGAAAGCAAATCAAATTACAAATAGTAGCAAAATCTCAACGAGAAGATTAATTCatctaaaaaatgaaagaaaaggtGAAGAAGAGATGGAAATGAAAcctggtggtggtggtggtggtagaCGGGGGAGATGAATACTCCGGTGGTGGCGTGAGCAGTGGTTCACGCTTCGGTTGCGTGTATGAATGAATGTGTGTTAAACTTTTACATGCATTGGatatatcattttaataaaactaTTATTGGAAAATACTAGTACTACTACTTCAATTTATTTCCGTAAAGTTAGCGTGTAAAAGACTAGGTTAATCCGAGCTGAAAACTGCATTTGATTCAGATAAATTTGGCCTTTGGGTCATTTTTGTACTAAACAGTATATTTTAGTTTAGTCTGCGGTTTTCATCTCATCATCAACTGAACCGCAATTTACTCGTCTAATTTTACGGCTTCACAGCTTAACGAACCAATTCAAATTGGAGGAAGTCTTGGCTAGTCACAAacctaaataaaaacaatttgggCACATAcatgattgataaaaattaaaagaaaaatgatattaactgatgtgactaaattatttttcttttaaattttagactaaaatatggttttagtccctgcaaatatgcctcgttttggttttagtccctgtaaaaaaagaatttgtttttggtccatgcaaaaatttttgtttttgaaaatagtccctgaccccacttttgtgatgatttgcatacgtgacacgttataactgaaccaattttgtagtttttggtccctgcaaaatattttgtttttaaaaaaggtccctgcaaaattttttctttttgaaaataatcccTGGAGGgactaatttaaaaaacaaaaaattttgcagagaccaaaaacaaaattttatttttacagggactaaaaccaaaacgagacatatttgcagggattaaaaccatattttagcctaaatttTATAATTCATGTGAATGTGtctaaatatttttgatttggGGATTGTATCCAAGCAAGTATTTCTCTTCAAATTGTATTGGTTTGATTTAatttggatgactttttaaaagtcaatcgaaccaaaccaaattaaatgttttttatctCGCTGTTAGAATTTTATGCgcaaaattgaaccaaaccaCACCACGAACGCTcttcatcatatcatatctaTGAAGTCTGGATAATCGAATAGTCCAAATATGAAAACGTACCGGTATCGGATACCGATACTCCGCGGATACGTATTCATGGAGTATcgaaattaataattttaatttaaaattaatattttatcatatgttTATAGGATACTCGACATATACACACAAATAATTACATACTTTACATATAcgtaccctaaaaaaaaaaaatgaatgataaaaagttgAGACTGtattgtgaaaattcaatggatgtatatgattcaattatgaaacaatataattgtttttcgaTTAACCAACtgaaaattatgtttttcttggaTAAAGATGACGAGAAAGGAGattcaatcaatcaacattaaacaaactttgttttggGTTCTTTTATTGATGCATTTGTTGATATcttaatatataagtgaaaatataatatgatttatacTAAAACttcacatttattattttatcacttgtattaattttttgtaaaccgtaacttttatgattatatattgatgaagagtaatcaatgtttttttcccaagtatttttcatgtataaaagttttaatatataattttaagaaatgatatttttataaccATTTTATGGGTGAATTCTAGGGTGAGGgatcaattaagtccctcatcGGTGAAGCATGAATAAATTACAGTTGAATTTAATCAATGAAATAtcatatttgtcaaaaataaaaatgagagcATCTACACCTTCCCACACAATTTTGTCTCATATCAACGCTTCTCTCTCACCATTTCTCCTCCATTGTATTTCTTGAAGTTCTGCTCTACGATGTTTCttcctatatttttttcttttatcacaaATTTGGTTTATCCAAATCATTATTGGATTAAATTTCATGGCAATGTTGAACTCAACCAAAATTTTGAGCATGCATGATCCAAcaaaagtattattattattattaaaaaaagacaaatcaaGAAAACCCAAACATgttttattcaatgaatttactTGTGGTACGTTTCCGAGATTGAACAGGTGTTGGCAAAAGTAGACTTTGTTCCCTTAAAGATTGAATCCTACTTCAGACAATGAATTACGGTTATTTTCATAGTTCTCAAATTAAGTGGTGCTTTAGAGATTGTAGATCTATAATAATAAATGGTTTGGAAGTTGTTTAAATTAGATGCATGCTgagaattgagaaaaaaatgaagatgaggGGTGATGGAAGTATGGAACGTAGGAGGAAGAAGGGGGGACAAATTGTGTGTGAAACAGTAAAGATactctcaattttattttgaatgaatcTGATCATTGATTAAATTCAACTGTAATTTCTTCATGCTTCACCAGTGAGAGACTTAATTGatccctcaccctagaatccaccccattttatgacaatttttttttcatacttacattatgttttaattttatctttatttttttagttttcgtgCCAATAtccatatttttctttgtaaaatatacagttgtcaaataagttgtaaactactccctccgtcacaAATTGTATGTaaactttggaaaaaaaaattgtctcaaattgtatgtcacattacaataccaatgaatcattaatgttactttttttattatatccTTCACTATTTATTGTCTTTTCTGCTTCCaagtcattcatttatttttctcatattatttattaaggacaattttgtaaaacaactcatattatctctttcccacacaaaattaattacattttttaatacgtgtgaaatgtccaaaacgtcatacaatttgggacggaggaagtaaatggttgtttaaataacaaaaCTCTAAAACTTTtgttaacatatttttaattatatcatatcttaattaaaataaaaaaattgatatttcgtACCATCACCCGtatcatctcatttcatcactTGTAAgaatctttttattaaaaaaaaaaatacctgtAGGAAATTTTGTAAAGTTAGGCGCCAATAATACTAAGTCAGTTCTTCTGAGTAATTCTTTCGCTCAATTTCTAGGGTTTAGCTCTCATCGTCTCTCCAAACCTTCATCGTCCGCACACCCTCACCTGctgccatggcgagtaccaaaGTTCAAAGGGTCATGACCCAACCCATTGTATGCTTTCTCATCACACTCTTTCCCTTTCAATTTCTCTTTAACAACTTAACCTAATCTCCGTTTTTTTTCTCAGAACTTGATCTTCAGATTTCTTCAAAGCAAAGCGCGGATTCAGATTTGGCTTTTTGAGCAAAAGGATTTGAGGATTGAAGGAAGAATCattgtaagttttttattttattttaaatcattgTTTTTCATGGCATGTTTTAGAATAGGAGATTAGAAGGAACCGAGGAAGAACACTTGTCACTATGCTTTTCAATCTTGGTGTAGTTAACTCAAAATCATGTGCCTCAACAAGTCTAGGTATCAAAATTGAGTTAACTCAATTATAAATCTGTTTCCATGTAAAATTAGCTAGATTCACAAGCTTGAGGACGATTGAACATGTCTAGAACATAATGGTTATTTATTTTCTCCCAGACATGTTTAAAACAATAGTGACTTTGAACCTTGTAGTTTATCGATTTGGAACTTGCTGTGTGCTCGGTTATCTTTTGGTTTATTCTTTAGTAACTTTGAACcttgtaatttattgatttggagCTTCTTTTTCTCTAGTAACTTTGAACCTTGTAATTTATCgatttggatatttttttttttttttatgctgtTGTTGTGTGCTAGGTTGTGAACCTGTCTTTTGGTTTATTAATTTGTCAGTCAAATTTGAATTCTGATGCTATGATTGTGGTTTCGCTGCTCTAGTCTGGTCTGGTTAGACCAGGCCAGCCAGGTCTGCCCACCCCAGCTTATAAACTTAGGATTGGTTAGTTTTGGGGTTCAGCTGTCTTATCTGTGGATGTCAGGGATTAATTTATAGTTAATTTCTGGAAGAGATGATCCGAATTAGCATCAACCACTGTATGGAATATGGAGGCAGAACTATAGTTATCCGTGCCTAGCTTTAATACTAAATTCAAAGAAATATTGTATTTCAAACTGAGGTAGAAAATTAGAATACACAATCCCCTCTGAAAAGGAGATAAGACATGAATCTGTTGTAGTTATTTGTCATCAACCTCTAAGAAATATTACACTTGTCACTACTTTGTACTATCTACATTTATCTTGGCCAACTCCTTGTTATACAAAACTTTTGAATCTCATTCCTCTCTTTCAACAGTTTAGGAGTTTGTAAACTTTTTGATTCATGAGCTCATTTCTTGGGGGAAAATGTTTGCTTATTGTTTTTGGTATAGAGTGTACATGGTACATCTCATTTCAAATTGGATATTTGAGTGGATGGTTAAGACTTAAGGAtcttgtgattttatttttgttataaataggGTTTTGATGAATACATGAATTTGGTTTTGGATGATGCTGAAGAAGTAAACGTCAAGAAGAAGAGCAAAAAGACACTAGGTAAGATAAATTTCTCAAAGTTTATCCTTTTTGTCTTTGCAACATATGCATTTTCTGAatgatgttattgttgattaGGGAGGATCCTTCTTAAAGGAGATAACATAACTTTGATGATGAACACGTAAGTGAAGTTGAAATTACATTTTCATCTATTTCTATGGGTTTCTTGTCCTAAATTTAAGTGAAATGATTTGCTTTTACAAATTTCAGGGGTAAATGAGGATGAGCACATGGTTCCATTCAACTAGAAGGCCGATTTATCATTACCTTTTCAGTTTGTTACTATTTCTCTtgtcaacatgttgaatatggTGTTTGAGAAATATTATGTTGGCAATACGAAATTTTTATGCACCGGACAAATGCTTTGGTTTGTTGGTCATCTTAGTTATGATTTCTTGTTGCATGTATTAATGCCTAGACTCCAAAACCAACTGCAACAGCCATATTATAACCTTAAGTTATGTAgaggttttttttatcaattattatCATTCACATGTATATCTTTTTCTGTCGTCAATTTTGATGTGAATGCCTTGCCAATAAGATAAATCATTCAAAGTAGGAAATTCTAATCTAGCTCAAGTCTTTGGGAAGCGAATTAAATAATCTTCAAACTTCTTATAACATAAATGTATAGCTACGATCATGGCTTAGTTCgtttcatttttaacattttattctgtgtgaatttaataaaatgtctcaattttAAACCCCTTTCATAAAGTTGTTAGATGAGAGGTATTCACCAAAGATATAACGA
Proteins encoded in this window:
- the LOC11427208 gene encoding small nuclear ribonucleoprotein E — protein: MASTKVQRVMTQPINLIFRFLQSKARIQIWLFEQKDLRIEGRIIGFDEYMNLVLDDAEEVNVKKKSKKTLGRILLKGDNITLMMNTGK